In a genomic window of Nostoc sp. UHCC 0870:
- a CDS encoding AI-2E family transporter, giving the protein MQTRKLFNWWQTLTPIARIGAIAIFAPLLVLNGWAFAAIFNYFHSLIAILVGASVLAFLLNYPVSWMEHHGAKREQVAILVFLLALSVLLALGVTLFPLALTQAQQLVARLPELIDSGRSQLMMLNEKAEVMGLPLNLDALVVQINDRVKGQLQAIAGQVLNLAVVTFTSLLDFLLTMVLTFYLLQHGGELWESLVEWLPTRFRHPFSQTVRLSFQNFFITQLILSTCMASALIPTFLWLKVPFGLLFGLTIGIMALVPFGGSVGIALTTSLVALQDFSMGVRVLIAAVIVQQILENLIAPRILGSFTGLNPVWILISVLTGARVGGLLGVIVAVPTAVIIKTALTALRPTSLITEAEESTSHTETSTSITPGENPKAETKKALNVSEQPTLP; this is encoded by the coding sequence ATGCAGACACGCAAGCTATTCAACTGGTGGCAGACACTAACACCAATAGCGAGAATTGGGGCGATCGCTATCTTCGCCCCATTGTTGGTTCTCAATGGTTGGGCATTTGCCGCAATTTTTAATTATTTCCATTCCCTCATAGCTATTTTAGTTGGAGCTTCAGTTTTAGCATTTCTACTCAACTATCCCGTTAGCTGGATGGAGCATCACGGTGCAAAACGAGAGCAAGTAGCTATTTTAGTGTTTTTGCTGGCTCTATCGGTGCTTTTAGCTTTAGGTGTAACCCTGTTTCCCTTGGCACTTACCCAAGCACAACAATTAGTGGCTCGCCTTCCCGAATTAATTGATTCTGGGCGATCGCAATTAATGATGTTGAACGAAAAAGCCGAAGTGATGGGCTTACCTCTTAACCTTGATGCTTTGGTAGTGCAAATTAACGATCGCGTCAAGGGACAATTGCAGGCGATCGCTGGGCAAGTTTTAAATCTGGCTGTGGTGACATTCACCAGCTTGCTAGATTTTCTCTTGACGATGGTGTTAACTTTCTATCTTTTGCAGCACGGCGGAGAACTTTGGGAAAGTCTAGTCGAATGGCTACCAACAAGATTTCGTCACCCTTTTTCCCAAACGGTACGCCTCAGCTTTCAAAATTTCTTTATTACCCAGCTAATTTTATCTACTTGTATGGCCTCAGCCCTGATTCCTACATTTTTGTGGCTGAAAGTGCCTTTTGGTCTATTATTTGGCCTAACTATTGGCATTATGGCTCTCGTCCCGTTTGGCGGTTCTGTAGGTATTGCCCTCACTACTTCCCTAGTGGCGTTGCAAGATTTCTCGATGGGTGTGAGAGTTTTAATCGCAGCTGTGATTGTGCAGCAAATTTTAGAGAACTTGATTGCACCCCGGATTTTAGGCAGTTTTACTGGGTTAAATCCTGTGTGGATATTAATTTCTGTGTTAACAGGAGCTAGAGTTGGCGGACTTTTAGGGGTAATAGTAGCTGTACCTACGGCTGTGATTATTAAGACTGCTCTAACTGCTTTGCGTCCTACTAGCTTGATCACTGAAGCAGAGGAAAGTACAAGTCACACAGAGACAAGTACATCAATCACGCCAGGAGAGAACCCCAAAGCAGAGACAAAAAAGGCTTTGAACGTTTCTGAACAGCCAACTTTACCTTAA
- a CDS encoding serpin family protein, whose translation MIRQKFSGVKESFLQRRYAVSLGRRYVLAAASVVLFGVLGCSQVNDSTSALAQSDLPQTASSVQKKTVIPDTKIISANNKFGFKLFKEIGKQESSTKNIFVSPTSIAIALSMTYNGASGSTQQAMAKTLELQGINLPELNSAYASLNQLLENPDQNVQLKIANSLWANQNASLRPDFIQRTQDFYKAKVTTVDFQDAATPNTINKWVKDNTNGKIDSIVNKIEPNQMLFLVNAIYFKGQWTEKFDQTQTKPQPFYISPTQQKPHPMMSQTGDYKYYETEQFQAVSLPYGQDGKVSLYIFLPKQNSNLKAFSQNLNAENWDKWMSQFSKREGSIKLPRFQTDYDITLNDALKALGMGEAFSQQANFSGIGKNLAISQVRHKTFVEVNEEGTEASAATSVGIVATSFREPQVPFKMIVDRPFFTAIRDNQTGSILFMGAIVDPK comes from the coding sequence ATGATTCGGCAGAAATTCAGTGGTGTGAAAGAAAGTTTCCTGCAAAGACGTTACGCTGTGAGCTTAGGAAGACGTTATGTTCTAGCCGCAGCTAGCGTGGTTCTGTTTGGGGTTTTAGGTTGTTCTCAGGTAAATGATAGTACAAGTGCGTTAGCCCAATCCGATTTACCTCAAACAGCGTCCTCAGTGCAAAAAAAAACAGTAATTCCCGATACAAAAATCATCTCTGCTAACAATAAATTTGGCTTTAAACTATTTAAGGAAATCGGGAAACAAGAGAGTAGCACTAAGAACATTTTTGTGTCGCCTACCAGTATCGCGATCGCTCTGTCCATGACCTACAATGGTGCTAGCGGCTCTACTCAACAAGCAATGGCTAAGACTCTGGAGTTACAGGGTATCAATCTACCAGAACTTAACTCTGCTTACGCTTCACTCAACCAGCTGCTAGAAAATCCTGATCAAAATGTGCAACTGAAGATTGCTAACTCATTATGGGCGAATCAAAATGCTAGCCTGCGTCCTGATTTTATTCAGAGAACCCAAGATTTCTATAAAGCCAAAGTCACAACTGTAGACTTTCAGGATGCTGCTACCCCTAATACCATTAACAAATGGGTAAAAGATAACACCAATGGCAAAATCGATAGCATTGTTAACAAAATAGAACCAAATCAAATGCTGTTTTTGGTGAATGCCATATATTTTAAGGGGCAATGGACCGAGAAGTTTGATCAAACTCAAACTAAACCCCAACCCTTTTACATCTCACCAACTCAGCAAAAACCACACCCCATGATGTCGCAGACGGGTGATTATAAATACTACGAAACTGAACAATTTCAGGCTGTGAGTTTGCCTTATGGTCAGGATGGTAAAGTTAGTCTGTACATCTTTTTACCCAAGCAGAACTCTAATCTTAAAGCCTTCTCGCAAAACTTGAATGCTGAAAACTGGGACAAATGGATGTCTCAATTTAGCAAGCGGGAAGGATCAATTAAGTTACCTCGCTTTCAGACAGACTATGATATTACCCTCAACGATGCACTCAAAGCTTTAGGCATGGGAGAGGCTTTTAGTCAACAGGCTAATTTTTCCGGTATCGGCAAAAATCTAGCTATCAGCCAGGTGAGACATAAAACTTTTGTAGAAGTCAACGAAGAAGGTACAGAAGCTAGTGCAGCCACTTCTGTAGGTATAGTTGCCACATCTTTCAGAGAGCCACAAGTACCATTTAAAATGATTGTTGACCGTCCCTTCTTCACTGCAATTCGTGACAATCAGACAGGGAGCATTTTATTTATGGGTGCGATCGTTGATCCAAAGTAA
- a CDS encoding S8 family serine peptidase, which produces MNKKLSWIIWGFGASCLSLPVLASALPSSLGTNGIDVLRLHQPPYNLLGRKIAIGQVEIGRPGMFGWDKAVSKNRALSLAGVFLRNAPAKSNNSVDPHAYNVAGVMVSRDKGLPGVAPQARLYSSAVGSTRNMGQPEECLSAQHIALQNTGDVRAINFSFGEPLNRDPRPDATLDGKALLTLCVDWSSRVHNVLYAIAGNQGKGGIPIPTDNFNGLNVAFSSRRGGIFNKVDVSNLAGLNQGVSGRLAGKEFNVDGRRSIGIVAPGNNIPLLNPDGKLNKVTGTSFAAPHVTATVALLQEFGDRQLRSKQPNWSIDSRRHQVMKAVLLNSADKIQDKGDGLLLGMTRTLIDKQNQDWLGSDAYKNPKIPLDSQMGTGHLNVFRAYQQFSAGQWLPTATIPAVGWDYRQVDASKSVDYTLAKPLKRGSFVSITLSWDRLVELKDTNKNQMYDLGEKFSDRGLNNLDLYLVKADNKNADAGTICSSMSDVDSVEHIFCPVPATGNYKIRVQFRQQVNEPTQAYSLAWWTVSN; this is translated from the coding sequence ATGAATAAAAAATTAAGCTGGATAATTTGGGGTTTCGGTGCTTCTTGTTTGAGTTTGCCTGTTTTGGCTTCGGCTTTACCAAGTTCTTTAGGAACTAATGGTATTGATGTTTTGAGGCTACATCAACCTCCTTATAATTTGCTGGGTCGGAAAATTGCGATCGGTCAGGTGGAAATTGGTCGTCCGGGTATGTTTGGCTGGGATAAGGCGGTGTCTAAAAATCGTGCTTTATCGTTGGCGGGGGTTTTCTTACGCAATGCGCCAGCTAAGTCTAATAATAGCGTTGACCCCCATGCTTATAATGTGGCTGGCGTTATGGTCAGTAGAGATAAAGGTTTACCTGGAGTTGCACCGCAAGCAAGACTCTATTCTTCAGCTGTCGGTTCTACAAGAAATATGGGTCAACCAGAAGAGTGTTTATCAGCTCAACATATAGCTTTGCAAAATACTGGTGATGTTCGTGCCATTAACTTTAGTTTTGGTGAACCTCTCAACCGTGACCCCCGACCAGATGCTACTTTAGATGGCAAAGCGTTGTTGACTTTATGTGTTGACTGGTCTAGTCGTGTTCATAATGTTTTGTATGCGATCGCAGGCAATCAGGGTAAAGGTGGTATTCCCATCCCTACAGACAATTTTAACGGATTAAACGTGGCTTTTTCATCCCGGCGCGGGGGGATTTTTAATAAAGTCGATGTTTCTAATCTGGCGGGTTTAAATCAAGGGGTTAGTGGACGATTGGCTGGTAAGGAATTTAATGTGGATGGGCGACGCTCTATAGGTATAGTTGCACCAGGTAATAATATTCCTTTGCTCAATCCCGATGGCAAATTAAATAAGGTTACAGGTACAAGCTTTGCTGCACCTCATGTCACCGCTACGGTGGCTTTACTCCAAGAGTTTGGTGACAGACAACTACGCAGCAAACAACCAAATTGGAGTATTGATAGTCGCCGTCATCAAGTGATGAAAGCTGTTTTGCTCAATTCCGCAGATAAAATCCAAGATAAGGGTGATGGTTTACTGTTGGGGATGACGCGGACGCTGATTGATAAACAAAACCAAGATTGGCTAGGTTCTGATGCTTATAAAAACCCAAAAATTCCTTTGGATTCTCAAATGGGAACGGGTCATTTAAATGTTTTTCGCGCTTATCAGCAATTTAGTGCTGGTCAATGGCTACCGACTGCTACTATCCCGGCTGTTGGGTGGGATTATCGACAAGTAGATGCTAGTAAATCTGTTGACTATACCTTAGCAAAACCCTTAAAGCGGGGAAGTTTTGTCTCTATTACTTTGAGTTGGGATCGTTTGGTGGAACTCAAGGATACCAACAAAAACCAAATGTATGATTTAGGAGAAAAATTTAGCGATCGCGGTTTGAATAATTTAGACCTCTATCTCGTCAAAGCCGATAATAAAAATGCCGATGCTGGCACAATTTGTTCTTCAATGAGTGACGTTGATAGTGTAGAACACATTTTTTGCCCCGTTCCTGCTACTGGTAACTACAAAATTCGTGTGCAGTTCCGTCAGCAAGTCAACGAACCTACTCAAGCATATAGTTTGGCATGGTGGACTGTTTCTAATTAA
- the rpe gene encoding ribulose-phosphate 3-epimerase: MTQNQSQKPIVISPSILSADFSRLGDEIRAVDAAGADWIHVDVMDGRFVPNITIGPLVVEAIRPVTNKPLDVHLMIVEPEKYVEGFAKAGADIISVHCEHNASPHLHRTLGQIKELGKQAGVVLNPGTPLELIEYVLELCDLILIMSVNPGFGGQSFIPGVVPKIRKLRQMCDERGLDPWIEVDGGLKANNTWQVLEAGANAIVAGSAVFNAKDYAEAITNIRNSKRPTPELAKV; this comes from the coding sequence ATGACCCAAAACCAATCTCAAAAACCAATTGTTATTTCTCCATCTATCCTATCAGCCGACTTTAGTCGATTAGGTGACGAGATTCGCGCTGTAGATGCAGCTGGAGCTGATTGGATTCATGTTGATGTAATGGACGGTCGATTTGTACCTAATATTACGATAGGTCCTCTGGTAGTGGAGGCGATTCGTCCGGTTACAAATAAGCCTCTAGATGTCCATTTGATGATTGTCGAACCAGAAAAATATGTAGAAGGCTTTGCTAAAGCGGGTGCTGATATTATTTCTGTACATTGCGAGCATAATGCTTCCCCACATCTACACCGCACTCTCGGACAAATCAAAGAACTCGGTAAGCAAGCTGGGGTCGTACTTAACCCTGGTACACCTTTAGAACTGATTGAATATGTTCTGGAACTGTGCGACCTCATATTAATTATGAGCGTTAACCCCGGTTTTGGTGGTCAAAGCTTTATCCCTGGGGTAGTGCCAAAAATCCGCAAGCTGCGTCAAATGTGTGATGAGCGCGGTTTAGACCCTTGGATTGAAGTAGATGGTGGACTTAAAGCTAATAATACTTGGCAAGTGTTAGAAGCCGGCGCAAATGCGATCGTAGCTGGTTCTGCTGTATTTAACGCCAAAGATTATGCTGAGGCGATTACCAATATTCGCAACAGCAAACGTCCTACACCAGAATTGGCGAAAGTTTAA
- a CDS encoding MgPME-cyclase complex family protein: MQTYYYVLASRRFLLQEEPIEEVLKERTRHYHEQEKEIDFWLVSQPAFLEAPEMAQIKAKCPQPAAAIISTNSQFITWLKLRLEYVITGEFPAPSGTIPNPIASLAPVS, translated from the coding sequence ATGCAAACATACTATTACGTTTTGGCCAGCCGTCGCTTTTTGTTGCAAGAAGAACCCATTGAGGAAGTTCTGAAAGAACGCACTCGTCATTACCACGAACAAGAAAAAGAAATTGATTTTTGGCTAGTATCACAACCAGCTTTTTTAGAAGCACCTGAAATGGCTCAAATCAAAGCTAAATGTCCTCAACCCGCAGCTGCTATTATTTCTACTAATTCCCAATTTATTACTTGGCTGAAACTGCGGTTAGAATATGTCATTACAGGAGAATTTCCAGCTCCTTCTGGAACAATTCCGAATCCTATAGCATCCCTTGCTCCTGTATCTTGA
- a CDS encoding divergent PAP2 family protein — MQDIGNILDNRVLLVALVACFLAQALKLVIELVQHRKLNVRVLVTTGGMPSAHSALVTALATGVGQTLGWASPDFALATIFAIIVMYDAAGVRQAAGKQARILNQMIDELFHEKPDFNQDRLKELLGHTPVQVIAGSALGITISLLAGSLLVNSQ, encoded by the coding sequence ATGCAGGACATAGGCAACATTTTAGACAACCGGGTGCTGCTGGTTGCTCTGGTAGCTTGTTTTTTAGCTCAAGCATTGAAGCTGGTGATTGAGCTAGTTCAACACCGCAAACTGAATGTCCGCGTTTTAGTAACCACTGGAGGTATGCCCAGCGCACATTCAGCCTTGGTGACAGCTCTTGCTACTGGTGTTGGACAAACTCTAGGTTGGGCATCGCCTGACTTTGCCTTGGCTACAATTTTTGCCATTATCGTCATGTATGATGCAGCCGGAGTGCGCCAAGCGGCCGGTAAGCAAGCCCGCATCCTCAATCAAATGATTGATGAATTATTTCATGAAAAACCAGACTTTAACCAAGACCGTCTCAAGGAATTGCTAGGACATACACCTGTACAAGTCATAGCAGGTTCAGCTTTAGGGATCACAATTTCTCTATTAGCTGGGTCTTTGTTGGTCAATAGTCAATAG
- the crtE gene encoding geranylgeranyl diphosphate synthase CrtE: MVAADNLQKMPGKASFNLTAYLQERKKLCEAALDESLPVIYPEKIYESMRYSLLAGGKRLRPILCLATCEMMGGTIEMAMPTACALEMIHTMSLIHDDLPAMDNDDYRRGRLTNHKVYGDDIAILAGDGLLAYSFELVATNTPESVARERVLQVIARLGKALGAAGLVGGQVVDLDSEGKSDISLETLNFIHNHKTAALLEASVVCGGILAGASSEDVQRLSRYSQNIGLAFQIIDDILDITCTQEQLGKTAGKDLLAQKVTYPSLWGIEKSRAKAQELIESACAELDPFGELAQPLKALAQFITSRNH, from the coding sequence ATGGTAGCAGCTGATAACCTTCAGAAGATGCCAGGAAAAGCCTCATTTAACCTAACAGCTTATCTTCAAGAGCGAAAAAAACTTTGTGAAGCTGCGCTGGATGAGTCACTTCCTGTCATTTATCCAGAAAAAATTTATGAATCAATGCGCTACTCGCTATTAGCTGGAGGTAAGCGTCTGCGTCCGATTCTCTGCCTAGCTACCTGTGAAATGATGGGCGGTACAATCGAGATGGCCATGCCTACAGCTTGTGCATTAGAAATGATCCATACTATGTCATTGATTCATGATGACCTGCCAGCAATGGATAATGACGATTACCGTCGTGGTAGGTTGACAAATCACAAAGTCTATGGCGATGACATTGCAATTCTAGCTGGGGATGGCTTATTGGCTTATTCTTTTGAATTGGTTGCTACCAATACACCTGAAAGTGTAGCAAGAGAGAGGGTATTGCAGGTAATTGCCAGACTGGGAAAAGCATTAGGTGCTGCTGGTTTAGTTGGTGGTCAGGTGGTTGATTTAGACTCAGAGGGTAAATCAGATATTTCCCTAGAAACCCTCAACTTCATCCATAACCATAAGACAGCTGCCCTTCTAGAAGCCTCTGTTGTCTGTGGTGGAATTTTAGCTGGCGCATCATCTGAAGATGTACAAAGACTCTCACGCTATTCCCAAAACATCGGACTAGCATTTCAAATCATTGATGATATCCTCGATATCACCTGTACCCAAGAGCAATTGGGTAAAACCGCAGGTAAAGACCTCCTAGCGCAAAAAGTTACTTATCCTAGTCTGTGGGGTATCGAAAAATCCCGTGCTAAAGCTCAAGAACTAATTGAGTCAGCGTGTGCAGAACTAGACCCATTTGGGGAATTAGCACAGCCACTCAAAGCACTCGCTCAATTTATCACCAGTCGCAATCATTAG
- the folD gene encoding bifunctional methylenetetrahydrofolate dehydrogenase/methenyltetrahydrofolate cyclohydrolase FolD: METKTATILDGKALAEKIQQELASQIKELQTKIGRPPGLAVLMVGDNPASAAYVRNKEKSCAKVGIASFGKHFPQETTQEELEDAIATLNQDEQVDGILVQLPLPKHLDSVKLLHQIVPDKDADGLHPVNLGKLVREETGLRSCTPAGVMRLLAEYDIPLAGKQAVVLGRSILVGKPMALMLLEANATVTVVHSRSQDITSIIRNADILVVAAGIPGLITADMVKPGSVVVDVGINRVTDNSSGKSRLVGDVEFAATANVAAYITPVPGGVGPMTVALLLENTFASYLKAAKEKGILNDK; this comes from the coding sequence ATGGAAACAAAAACTGCCACAATCTTGGATGGTAAAGCTTTAGCTGAAAAAATTCAGCAAGAACTAGCTTCACAAATCAAAGAATTACAAACCAAAATCGGTCGTCCTCCTGGGTTAGCGGTGTTGATGGTTGGGGATAACCCGGCTTCTGCTGCTTATGTGCGTAACAAAGAAAAATCCTGCGCTAAGGTGGGTATTGCTTCTTTTGGGAAACACTTCCCCCAAGAAACAACCCAAGAAGAATTAGAAGATGCGATCGCTACACTCAACCAAGATGAACAAGTAGATGGTATTCTCGTACAGCTACCATTACCAAAACATTTAGATTCTGTCAAGCTATTGCATCAAATTGTCCCCGATAAAGATGCTGATGGACTGCATCCAGTGAATTTAGGAAAACTGGTAAGAGAGGAAACAGGCTTACGCAGTTGTACACCTGCGGGAGTGATGCGGCTATTAGCAGAGTATGACATTCCTTTGGCGGGAAAACAGGCAGTAGTATTAGGACGCAGTATTTTAGTAGGTAAACCGATGGCCTTGATGCTACTAGAAGCTAATGCTACTGTTACTGTTGTTCATTCGCGATCGCAAGACATTACCAGTATCATTAGAAACGCTGATATTCTCGTTGTCGCCGCAGGTATCCCCGGATTAATTACTGCTGACATGGTGAAACCAGGCTCTGTTGTGGTAGATGTGGGGATAAATCGCGTCACTGATAATAGTAGTGGCAAAAGTCGCTTAGTTGGCGATGTTGAATTTGCAGCAACGGCTAATGTCGCGGCATATATCACCCCAGTTCCTGGCGGTGTTGGACCAATGACAGTGGCTCTTTTGCTAGAAAATACATTTGCCAGTTATTTAAAAGCAGCAAAGGAGAAGGGGATTTTAAATGATAAATGA
- a CDS encoding NUDIX hydrolase, whose amino-acid sequence MNKQKVHVAIAILYQDNKFLMQLRDNIPNIPYPGHWALFGGHIEPGETPDIAVQREILEEIGYILPPFVEFGCYPDEKVVRHVFHAPLLVEFHQLVLNEGCDMALLTPADISQGKFYSKNLRETRPLGSVAQQILLDFINQ is encoded by the coding sequence ATGAATAAGCAAAAAGTTCATGTAGCGATCGCCATCCTCTACCAAGATAATAAATTTTTGATGCAACTGCGGGACAATATCCCCAATATTCCCTACCCTGGTCACTGGGCATTGTTTGGCGGTCACATCGAACCCGGCGAAACACCAGATATAGCAGTACAGCGAGAAATCCTAGAAGAAATCGGCTATATTCTGCCACCCTTTGTTGAATTTGGCTGTTATCCTGATGAAAAAGTAGTGCGTCATGTGTTCCATGCACCCCTACTGGTAGAATTCCATCAATTGGTGTTAAATGAAGGTTGCGATATGGCGTTATTAACACCAGCAGATATTAGTCAAGGTAAATTTTATTCAAAAAACCTTAGAGAAACCAGACCTTTAGGTTCTGTAGCACAGCAAATCTTATTAGACTTCATTAATCAATAG
- a CDS encoding AI-2E family transporter: MQSINKLPRWLTVGLAFPVAILNGWLLIQVVQYFQPLVSVLASATLLAFVLDYPIQFFQRRGVKRNLAIVGVLLLAVVILVGLGLTLVPLIIGQLNELVNILPHWIDSGVQQLDVLQNWIATQTLPVNLSGLATQVLERFSNQLQSVTGKILGLAFDTIGVVVNVLLAVVLTIYMVLNGDRLWDGLYKWFPSHIGSKLRQILREDFHNYFIGQATLGAVLAVTVTLAFVALRIPLALLFGIGIGFFSLFPFGTGIGIAIVSLLVALENFWLGFEVLGVAVAIDQINSNFVAPRILGNLTGLNPVWVVVSLLLGAKLGGVLGLLVAIPTASFIKDITDTWRAGELNQIDNTESDSAKVEGEVVVTRS; the protein is encoded by the coding sequence ATGCAATCAATAAACAAATTGCCTCGATGGTTAACTGTGGGACTGGCGTTTCCTGTAGCTATTCTCAACGGTTGGCTATTAATTCAGGTTGTACAGTATTTTCAACCCTTGGTGAGCGTTTTGGCATCTGCCACCCTCCTGGCTTTTGTTTTAGATTATCCCATCCAATTTTTTCAACGCCGTGGGGTGAAACGCAACTTGGCGATTGTTGGGGTGTTATTGTTAGCTGTGGTGATTTTAGTAGGCTTAGGTCTGACCTTAGTACCACTAATCATTGGACAGCTGAACGAACTAGTGAATATTCTGCCTCATTGGATTGATTCTGGCGTTCAACAGCTTGACGTTTTGCAAAATTGGATAGCAACGCAAACTTTACCCGTAAATTTGAGCGGTTTAGCCACACAGGTTTTAGAGCGATTTTCTAACCAATTGCAGTCTGTGACTGGTAAAATTTTGGGTTTAGCTTTCGATACTATTGGGGTTGTGGTGAATGTGCTGCTGGCGGTAGTCCTAACCATTTATATGGTACTAAATGGCGATCGCTTGTGGGATGGTCTTTATAAGTGGTTTCCTTCTCACATCGGCTCGAAACTCCGACAAATACTAAGGGAAGATTTCCATAATTACTTTATCGGTCAAGCTACATTAGGTGCTGTACTAGCTGTCACAGTAACTTTAGCGTTTGTAGCGTTGCGAATTCCCTTAGCACTACTTTTTGGCATTGGTATTGGCTTTTTCTCCCTGTTTCCCTTTGGTACAGGTATCGGCATTGCTATTGTTAGTCTATTAGTTGCTTTAGAAAACTTTTGGTTAGGATTTGAAGTTTTAGGGGTAGCTGTCGCTATCGACCAAATCAACTCTAATTTTGTTGCACCTAGAATTTTAGGTAACTTAACTGGTTTAAATCCTGTTTGGGTGGTAGTTTCTTTGTTATTGGGAGCTAAATTAGGCGGTGTTTTAGGTTTATTAGTTGCTATCCCTACAGCCAGTTTTATTAAAGATATCACCGATACTTGGCGGGCTGGAGAATTAAATCAGATAGATAATACAGAATCAGACTCAGCAAAGGTTGAAGGTGAAGTAGTAGTTACCCGTAGCTAA
- a CDS encoding PEP-CTERM sorting domain-containing protein codes for MKLLKNLAVTAATLAIGFSVVDVKTASAAIVNYAFTVESPTKTGKGFFSFDDATFSSGIFPEAIVKSLSFQFDGDSNLYTEKDDIAYPDFPVVSLVSSSTGKPSVELSYFFFDKVNPSAFFYEIVGEDFTILDGSFQNTEIGFGKVTYTKVPEPTTLGGAILVCGISLIIKRKAKAMRKVKA; via the coding sequence ATGAAATTACTGAAAAATTTGGCTGTAACTGCTGCTACTCTGGCTATAGGTTTTTCTGTTGTAGATGTCAAAACTGCATCTGCTGCTATTGTGAATTACGCTTTTACTGTTGAAAGTCCCACAAAAACAGGCAAAGGGTTTTTTAGTTTTGATGACGCAACTTTTAGTAGTGGTATCTTTCCAGAAGCAATAGTTAAGTCATTATCTTTCCAATTTGACGGAGATTCCAATCTTTACACAGAAAAAGATGATATCGCCTATCCTGATTTTCCTGTTGTATCGTTAGTTTCATCTTCTACAGGTAAGCCATCTGTAGAATTAAGTTATTTCTTCTTTGATAAAGTCAATCCCTCTGCATTCTTCTACGAAATTGTTGGGGAAGATTTTACAATTCTGGATGGCAGTTTTCAAAATACTGAAATTGGCTTTGGTAAAGTAACTTATACAAAAGTACCTGAGCCTACAACTCTGGGTGGTGCTATTCTTGTTTGTGGTATTAGCTTGATAATCAAAAGAAAAGCAAAAGCAATGAGAAAAGTTAAAGCTTAA